TCCTGATGACGTCACAGGAGAGATAGTTAAATTATTTATTGTACGCAAAGGTAATGTGACCGTTGATGAAATAAAAAAACATTGTAGAAAATATCTTACCGGTTATAAAAACCCAAGGATAATTGAATTTAGAGATGAATTGCCAAAATCAAATGTTGGCAAGATCTTACGTCGAGAATTGCGAGATTCATAGGCGCTATTACTGACGTGCTAAGGATAATCAACATATTTGGTATTGATATGAGGCGAAGCCGAACAAATCCGACGAAACCTCATTCACATGCTGACTGAGGTTCTCGTCAACGTCCATTTCAGCAATTTGGTGCGAGAAAGGCCATGTGAGCTTCACGCATTCTTGTATAAAGATTTTTCAACGGCCTCAAGTTCAGAGTTGAATCACACCTTTTGAAAGTAAAATCTTTAACTTATGTATGCCCCAAAGCTTGTTTAGGCTATGGCCTGCGGCCACTAACGTCGTGGCGCTTCACCCACACCAGAGCAAATGGGTAAAGCGCTTGTACCCCTTTGCAAACCCTCAGCTTCCGGCAACATTTTCTGAACAGCGAAAATGTCGCGACGGAAATTAATCGAGCTTTTGGCCTCGTTTGAATCCTTCTTCGGTCAACTCTTTATAGTAAAGAATGAAAATGCTAACGCTTCCGATGGTACATCCTGTACCGCGAAAGTTAAGCTCACCATCCATGGCCAGCTCACGTATTCTTTTATAAAGAGTCTTCAACGTCCTCAAGTCCAGAGTTGAATCACACCCTTTGAAAGTAAAGTATTTAACTCATTTATGCTCCGTTATGTGTTAACTGAAACAATCTGAAATCCAAGTCAAACTAAAATAGCCATATATTTTTATTCATTTTGTACTTATCTTTATGTAAGACTAAAGGTTCTAAATTCTTCTAACCACAATAGCGATTATCTCACAGTGCTTTCTTCGGTAAACACTTAAAATCACACTGATATTAATTAAGTTATACTCCCTAACTTAATATTGTTGTGCTCAAAACTGAAAACATAAACTATAAACCAAGGAAAGGGTATGATCGAATCATTCAAGCTGGCCAACATAGCAACTTATAATGAACAAGGTATTCAAGTAAATGGACTAAAAGAAGTTAACTTTTTTTATGGCGCTAATGGTTGTGGTAAAACAACTGCATCAAACTATTTGACTGATACAAGTATTGAGCGATTTCAGCAGTGCAATATTAAATGGTTAAATGACCAACCACTTCCCACCTTGGTTTACAATAAAGCGTTTCGAGATAAAAATTTTGGTAGTAGTGATATAGCAGGTGTTTTTACACTTGGTGAAGCTACTACGGAGCAAGTTGAAGAGATAAAAAGTAAAAAATCAGAACAAGATAATGCTAAAAATCAATTAACCAAATACACTGAAGATCATAAGAAAAAGTTAGAAGGTCAAATAGCCTTAAATACTGACTTCACTGAAAAATGTTGGTCCCTTTATAAAAAATATGGCTCTGGTTTTAAAGAGGCACTGAAGGGCTCTTTGAAGAGAGAATTGTTTAAAGATAGGATTATAAGTATTGCCGTAACTGAGGGTGAAAATCACGGAGTAGAGTTAAAGTACGAGGAACTTAAAATTCGTGGTGCAACAATCTTAGGTCAAAGGCCAAAGTCTTTTCCTTTATTAGCAGTGCCTGAATTCGATTCGCTTCATGAACTTGAATCTGATTCTATTTGGCAGACGGTTGTAGCAGGTCAAAGCGACGTTGATATATCTGGTTTAATTGAAGTGCTTGGTTGTCAAGATTGGGTTAATCACGGTCGGCAATTCATACATTCCAGTGATATATGTCCATTCTGTCAAAAACCAACGATTGATGATGAGTTCAGGAAAAAAATTGAACTTTTTTTCGATACATCATTTGAACAACTACTCGTAAAAATAAAAAGAATGACAGCTCATTACAACGAGCGTGTATCACAATTCTTTTACGTGTCCAATCAGTTAGTGCAACAAGAGAAGCAAAACGAAAATTCTAAGCTGGACATAGAAGAGTTTGAATTAGCATTGAAAAGTGCCGAAGGGCAATTTAGAGCCAACATTATGGCAATTGAAAACAAACTAGACAAACCAAGCTCAAAAGTTGACGTAAATGTGACGAAAGATGTCGTAAAGGTAATATCTTTATTGATTATCCAAGCCAATAAGGAAATCGCCAAACACAACGAAGTTGCGACAAACTATGACAGGGAAAAAAAACGCTTTATCTCCGATGTATGGATATTTTTAGTTGCTGAAATCCAGCAAGATTTTAATAGTTATCACAAGAAAGTAAAAGGTATTACAAAAGCTGTTGATGCTTTAGGGGGTAAAGTTGATGAATTCAAAAACCTAGTCAGCAAAATGAAAACAGAACTTGCCGAATTAAGTCGCCATACAACGAGTGTTCAACCAGCAGTAAATGAGATTAATAGGCTGTTAATGGCTTATGGATTTGTAAATTTTGAGATTGTTCCTTCACAGCAGTTAGAAAATCATTACGTCATTCAGCGTCAAAATGGTGAATTGGCTTTCGAATCGCTAAGTGAAGGAGAAGTTACCTTTATTACACTATTATATTTTGTGCAGTTAGCCAATGGAGCCTTAACTCGGGATGCCGTTGCACAAAGCCGAGTCGTCGTCATTGATGATCCTATATCCAGTCTAGACAGCAACGTACTCTATATTGTCAGCGCAATAGTTAAGGGGATTATTAAAGAAGTAAAAGATGGTTCTTCTATCAAGCAGCTATTACTTTTTACACACAATGTGTACTTCCATAAAGAAGCATCATTTCAAAATGGACGCTCGAATGGATGTAATAAAACACACTTTTGGATATTTCGCAAAGCCAATAACGTTACGTCTATTCAGTCTTATGAACAGCAAAACCCAATTAACTCAGCCTATGAGCTGATGTGGCAGGAACTAAAAGATCGCAAAAACCGTTCTGGGATAACTATTCAAAATACTATGCGCCGAATACTTGAGAATTATTTCAAAATATTGGGTAAATTCAGTGATGAAGACATAGTTGCTAAATTTGAAAATCATGAAGAGCAACAAATTTGTCTATCACTTCTGCACTGGATCAATGATGGTTCGCATTGCATACCTGATGATCTGTTTATCCAAGCCATTGATGATCAAGTTGAAGTTTACTTGACCGTTTTTAAGAATATTTTTTTGAAGTCAGGCCATGAATCGCACTACGACATGATGATGTGTGGGGAAGAGCTTTTTGATGGAGAGGCCAATCAACTTAAAGAAGTTGTAGCAGCGTAATTAAATTCACAGTGAGTTTAGTTGTGTCAGAGAGGATAACATGGCCACCCACGATTGTTGTTCGAGAAGATAGAACGTCAATATGGCATTCAAGAGTTGGCCTAACAAATCATTGTAGTCGGAATTTTTCTCGCTTCGCTCCCAAAGTTCCGGTGAGTGAAGCGTTGGTAAATAATATGAATTCATTCTTTATCCGTCTGGGTTATAAATCAGATCATAATTTGATCGAGTTTAGCGGTGATCACAGATCTGGTGATTTTCCTGATGTCCTTTACATATTGAAAAATGCTCTCAAGCCTTCAAGAATTATAATGGAAGACTACGTAACTGATGATTATGTTTGGGAAGTCGAATTTGAGAGAGGGATCTTCGAATTAAATGATGATTGGGGTGGCTTGTTTATTATCCCTAAAACCAATCATAAAAAAGTAATCGAGCAGATTTCAAAAATACTAGTTTCTTCAGGCTCTTTTAAGGAGATTCAAGTTGATAAAAGCAAATACACATAACAAGGTTAGGCATGCTCGCCTTCGGCTGGAACTCCTGAAACTGTCATCTTATGTGCAAAAGGTCGAAAAAAATCCGTCCAAGATACAAGATAACATGGCCACCCACGATTGTTGCTATGATGAACAGGCAAATAAAAAGCAGATACTATAATCAGTATCTGCTTTTTATTGCTTTAAAAATCAATCGATTAAGCTGTTATGGTCTTTGAAGGTTAACTGCTTTTGCGGTGTAATTAAGTACTTCTCACCAGTAGCATGTTTAGAATAACCCGCTATTGATTTTAATTGTAATACCTCAGCCAATGACACTTCATGGGTGTAGTGGCTAGCAAATGTGGTGGTGATTTCATCTGCAACACGTTTACGCATCGCCATAACCGATTTAGTGCCTAACTTGGCTAGCGCATTGAATAATAAGAAGCCATTAACACCCCATGCAAAACCAAAGTTACGGTTAAGCGTAATAGGACCACGGTCTAATGCGCCATAAATATAAGCTTGCTTGAAAGTGTCAGAACCATAAACGCTGTGTTCTTTCATATCACGCGATGCAGCCACTTCCATACAGTTAAGAATGTCACTGGTTAATTTACCGCCACCAATTGGGTCAAACGCAATCGTTGCACCTGTTTCAATAATTGCTGCGGTTAAGTCAGCTAGGAAAGTATCACTGCTTGAGTTAACAACGTATTTTGCGCCCATGTCACGTAATAGCGTTTCTTGTTCCGCTTTACGGACGATGTTAATTAAATCGACGCCATCGGCAATACAAATACGGTTTAACATTTGGCCAAGATTAGACGCAGCTGCTGCATGAATAATGGCTTTATGGCCTTCAGCACGCATTGTTTCGACCATTGCTAATGCCGTAAGCGGATTAACAAAAGAAGATGCACCTTCTTTAGCGGTAGTGCCTTGTTTCAATTCTAGGCAGCTTTGCACATTGGCACATAGGTACTGACGATACGTTCCACCGCCAATGACAGCAACGGTTTTACCCATTAATGCTTGCGCTGCAGGCGATGAACCCGCTGCGACAACGGTTCCTGCACCTTCATTACCAACAGGAATGGCTTTACCGACTCGGGTTTTAACCGCTGGCATAAATTTAGCCGGAACATCCGCAATAATAGCGGGGCTTTGTTCAGTGCCTGCTTGTGTCGCAGTAGTCATATCTGCAGCGCTGAACAGAACGGCTAAATCAGACGGATTTAATGGCGCAGCTTCAATGCGAATAACCACTTCATCGGCACCTGGTTGTGGCATGTCGATGTTTTTTAACGCAAGCGTTAATTTATTGTCTTCGCTGATCAATGAAGTCAGTTGGATATTGGTATCTGTCATTGGGATTCTCTCCTGCAAAATAATTAATTCATTGAGCCAATCACTTTATGGTATTGGCTATTTCTGTTTGTAATTGAATTCAAGTCAAACGTCAGTATTGATTGTTTTTATCTCTAATATCATTTCGTATAAATAAGTATTATCCAGCGTTCGCCGCTTGGATTTGAGCTTTCACTTTTTGCATAAATTCGGGCATGTTTGCTAGGCGATCGGATTCCACCTGTTGGGCAATAACCGTTTGGCTCATGGCATCTTTCCACTGTTTCATGCCTGGTATTTCAGCCAGTACATCCCAGTTAAGCTGGCTCGAGCCAAACGAGCTGACTATGGTGTTGACGTAATAAACGTAGATATCTGCCATGGTGAATTGTTCGCCGGCAATCCAAGGTGAAAACTGACACAAACGACTTAAACCGGTAATGCCACGGGTTAACACTTGGCGGACCTCAGCGTTAACCGATTCAGGAACTTCTGTGCCAGAAAATGCATAAGGTATAAGTCGTCTGCTTGGCAGTTCAAAATAAAGCTCTGCCATTTTCATAATTTGACGCACAACTGCACGCTCTCCGGCATTTTCAGGGTATAGCGACGTTGCAGGGTAAGTCTCTTCGATAAAGTCGCAAATAACACTCGACTCTGAAATATTCAGTCCTTCAGTCGTTGTGATAGCAGGTACTTTGCCAGCTGGACTGACTTTCAGTAACTCGTCACTACCACCGTAAATAAGGTTTTCTTGAAATGGCAGTTGTTTGTATAGCAGTACATGTTTCACTAGGTTGTAATAGTTGCTAGCTGCAAAACCGTGCAAAGTAATCATAAGTCAGTGTCCATCATTTACGTGAAGGCTGGTGCTACTTGCCGAAAAATGCAATTAACACCTCTGTTTTTAACACGCGGCAACAGGGTTAAGGTTGCAATGTTTAAGTTAACTGTATTATTACCTGTTTTAATTTGGTTATATATAAGGGAAAATGCTAATCACTATTGCTTTTAAGACAACAATAAAGCCAAAGCACTCAGATTTAATGGAGAAGTAAGTTGGATCAACTACGTGCAATGCGGTATTTCAGTAAGGTAGTCGAAACGGGCAGCTTTACCAAAGCGGCGAGTGCGTTTAATGTGCCGCCATCATCCTTGTCTAGACGAGTTGCTGATTTAGAAAAGAGTTTGGGGGCGACCTTGTTAAAGCGTTCGACCCGAATCGTTAAACTAACCGAAGTGGGGCAAATTTATTATAACGATGTACAGCAAATATTGAATCAACTAGCGCAAAGTAATGAAACGGTTCGTAGTTACCAAACAACGCCAATGGGGCGTTTACGGATCAGTTCGATGGTGGGTTTTGGTGAAAAGATATTACTGCCGTTGTTAGATGAATTTAGCGCGTTATACCCTCAAATTGTTTTAGATGTCAGTTTAAGCGACGAGTTATCAACACTCGGACGTGACGATGTCGATATTGCTATTCGCGGTGGTTACGCGCCCAATGAGCGCGTGTTAGCAATAAGACTGATGGACAATGGCTTTATTCCTGTGGCGTCACCAAGTTACATAGAGAAACACGGTGTGCCTAACAATGCGATGGAATTAACGCAACATAATGGCCTGTATTTTAAAGCGCCAACAGGTCCAACTCCTTGGTTATGTAATATGAACGGTCAATGGCATGACGTTTCAGGACCGGCGGTGGCGATTTCAAATAACGGACCCTGGCTGGCGAAAAAGGCTTGTGATGGGGAAGGTATCTTAATGTCAACTCGATGGGCGTTAGCGTCTTATCTTGAGTCTGGTAAATTGCTAGAACTTAAGTTTGAGCATGAGTTAGCTATCACTCAACATTCTGATATGGCGGTTTACTTGCTGTATCAAAAACAGCGCTACTTAGTCCCAAAAGTAAAAGCGGCAGTAGACTTTTTAGTGGAAAGAATAAAAGTAACAAATGATCGTTAGAAAGCGCCATTCTCTTTCGTGGTGCCGTGGAGCTTCATCTCTGATACTTACTTGTTTTTGTCATTATGACTTTCAACTTAAATATTCCCTTTGAAGCAAATTAAATAATCTGTAATGATCAAGTATTTCTGGAGAGATTTTAAGCCGCTTTTATTCAATATTCCATGCCGCGCATTTCCTACTATTTGGGTGTCAAAGCACTGCAATACGGTCTCCCAAGATTGCTCGGTAAATAAAGCAGAGTTTATTTACTTTTTCAAAATAATGATTAAAGATGGCCAGACCAAGATAAACTATCGTTAGTCTAGAAGGCATGCCTTACTTTAATAGTGTCGGAAGCTATCGCACTTCAAGCTAAAGAAGTGATGTTAATTAATTATAGGTAGGGAGTTGTCCGAGGTTGGATAATAAGCGATTAACTGTAAAAGGAGCTCGTCATGCAGTATAAAAACACTCAGCTTGGAATCGCGATGCTTTCAGTTATGGGAATTGTAACATTAGTGCTTATCTTTGCTTCGGCAACTCAACCTACCGAACCGATCGGATTTGCGTATTTAATTGTAGGTGTGGTTTCAATTCTTTTTTCAGCATTAACAATCAAAGTTGAAGATGGGAAAGTTAAATGGTTTTTTGGTCCAAAATTTTGGAATAAATCAATAAAAATATCTGAAATTGAGTCGACACAAGAGATAAGAACAAAATGGTACTATGGGCTCGGCATCCGGTTAATCTCAACTGGATGGTTATATAACGTTTCTGGTCTAACGGCTGTTGAATTAAAACTTAAAGATGGCACAACGGTTTGTCTGGGTACAAACGATCCAGAAAATCTAATAAAGGCTATTAAGCAAAGTAGCTGACTTGTGTTCGTTCATTGCAAGTTTGAGTAAACTATTTTCCGCCTTTTACTGTGCTCGTTATGTAGTGGTCACTACAGAACGTACAGCTTCAAAACTGGAATCCAAGTTTAATTTTCATAGACAAAATTAACACTTGAATTCGGGGAGTATGCAGCTATTGGATAGAGTCTATAAATTCAAAATTAGTAATATAGTCATAATATAAGGAAACTTATGAAATATTTAGGGTTGATATTTTTATCAATTATAAGCACGACCCTTGGCGCCAACGAAGTTGATCAAAATGGCAAGATATACAATCAGAGGGATTGTTTCTCAGGACCATTTACCAGTTATGATAATTGGATAAATTTCATGGAGAGAAAATTTTCTAGAAAGATTAAAAATCCCGAGTTATTAAAAAATAAAATGGATGGCTTCAAGAAGCAATTTGATAAGGATGAATTTAATACCTACAGCAACAACCTTTCATGTACTAATTTTACATACAATGTCGACGGGACTGATGTTCTTGGTTTTGTCATCAAACCTAAAGAGTCAACTACTGACCTACCTGTAATAGTTTACAATAGGGGCGGGAATGGTAATTTCGGTGGCGTTGTATTTGGTGCAATGATGAACAATCTTTTTCCTATAGCCAATAAGGGATTTGTGATCGTAGGTAGCCAGTATCGAGGCACATTTGGTTCACCAGATAAAGGTGAACAAGATCAATTTGGTGGTTCTGATGTCCAAGATGTTGTTGAACTAGTGAATCTGATTGGAGAGTTTGACGGAGCTGATACAAGTAAAATAGGTATGCTTGGAGCTAGTAGAGGTGGCATGCAATCATTTCTTGCTCTAAAACAACTTGATAATATAAAAGCAGTTGCAACGATTGCACTAAATGACGATCTAAATGCAGATCTAGCAACGCGACCTGAAATGGAAAAAGTATATAAACACCGAATTCCAGATTACAAAGGAAACGAAAACAAAAAACTCGCTGAAAGGTCAGTTATCAATTGGGTGGACAAACTCCCTTCTGGTGTTCCAATTTTATTAATTCATGGCGAAAATGATGATCGAGTCTCTGCTTCTCACTCTAAAACATTTGCAAAAGCACTAAAAGAAACTGAGATTGAGCATAAATTAGTAATTTATGATGATAATCACTTCATTTCATCTAACACCGCAAAAGCTCACAATGAGATTACCAAATGGTTTACAGAAAACATGTAAAATCGCAATGATCAATATGGTGTTAATGGGTAATTCCCCTGAAAATAGGATTTTTATTAATAACTTGCTATTGTTTCACTAGGTTTTAAGGTTCCTTTAATCGCTTATTTTAAAAGTACGTTTTTATAGAAAATGTGGATTAGCAAATGATTGATGCGGTTTGTACTTATGGTGGGCAAAAGCACACTTTTTCAATTTTGAAATTTCAGGCGTTAACTGAAACAGAAATTGAAAAGTTTAGGCAATTTTTACAATGCCCTGAGTGCAAAGGAAAAGCTTACTATCGTAAGAGAAGCTCAGACGGTAAAGCGGCGTGTTTTGGCTCTAGATATCATGTTGCAGAATGCGATGAAGGTCATTTTTCAACTCAACGAGACCGAGAGACTCGGCATAGCGTAGAAGTGAATAAAGTCATTTCAGATGCTGATATTATTAGCATTGATTTCATGTTATCAAACACCAAAAAGCCAGTTACAGAGGTGCAAACTGTTGCCTCTACATCAAGCCTCATTTCAAGCAGCCTCCCAAAAATCGATAATGCCAGTCGTAAACACAATGGCAACAATGAACAAACCAAGGTCAAAGTGCTAGGGCTGGAGAAAATACTCAATAGCCTAATGCGTGGTAGCGACTTAGCTGAGTCGAGTACTTTGATTGAGCTTGATACGGGTTATAAATTCAAAGCGAAGAATTTATTTGTTAACTTTGCCGAGGCTGAGCCAAGCGATAATGCTAAACAGGCAAAGCCTAAAATGTACTGGGGTACGATTTCGCATCTAGACAAAGAACTTGATTGGTTAAATCCATCTGATTGTACTGATGTTGGCATTCCTATCTCTAAATTTAAATCGGCAATATTAGAACGTTTCAATGTATCGGAAGGGCGTCAGTTAGAAGGTGCGGGGATTATTTTGTTTGGAAAATGTTTTTGGAACTCAAAGAAGACACGCAAGATAATTGAACTGTGGAATGCAGACAGAATTTTTATCTCAGTATTAGAAGACTAATCTGCAATAAGCCGTTTAGCCATTAAAGGCATACAGGCTTATATCACAATATGTTGTTTACAAAATTGAAGCAGTCTTTTGATAAATGGCATGTTTGGTTTTACAGCCGTGTTTGCCGCACTTTTGCTATTAGATTGACCTTTGAGTCGATCTTCTCTTATTTTTCGCCTTTCATCAGCACGGTTCGCGACTTCGGCGAACTGTTGTCTTTGTGCCAATGTCATACTGGCCATAAAGCTCCGAAAAGGAACTTTGGGTGTGGCAGCGGCTAGATTGGTTTTTGGTGTGCTACACATAGTTAAACTCTAGTTGGCAAATGGTGGTGTACTTAATAAGACCGACAAGAGTGAGATAACATTTCATTTGTGGCGTAATTTACATTTTGCGGGCGATATCATCACATAAGTACGCTGAGATATTTATCACTTCTATAATTCCCTAAAGTATGTTTTGAACAACGGTTTCGCTAACTGCTTAGCCTTTGTTTTTATAACTATTATTGATAATAAAAAGCCCTGAGACGATGACGGCTCAAGGCTTAGATTGATGGCAATGTTGACTAGCAAGATATGTTCACCTTGCTTTTGTTTAGCGCTCAAATTCGGATTCTGTTAAATACGTGCCATACGTTTAAGCAGCAACAACCACAGTATAGGGAGCAGTAAGATATAGAAAAACAGCACTTTTGCACCGATATCACCGTAGAATAAGGTGTTGTTTACAAACCTTACAATACCCATAGGATCCCATGGCATGTAATGGATATTACCGTGTAATAACATGGCGCCTAAAATCATAATGGTAATGGCAATCCATTGTCTTGCGGGCTCGTAACTTCTCACTAGA
The nucleotide sequence above comes from Shewanella sp. Arc9-LZ. Encoded proteins:
- a CDS encoding AAA family ATPase; translation: MIESFKLANIATYNEQGIQVNGLKEVNFFYGANGCGKTTASNYLTDTSIERFQQCNIKWLNDQPLPTLVYNKAFRDKNFGSSDIAGVFTLGEATTEQVEEIKSKKSEQDNAKNQLTKYTEDHKKKLEGQIALNTDFTEKCWSLYKKYGSGFKEALKGSLKRELFKDRIISIAVTEGENHGVELKYEELKIRGATILGQRPKSFPLLAVPEFDSLHELESDSIWQTVVAGQSDVDISGLIEVLGCQDWVNHGRQFIHSSDICPFCQKPTIDDEFRKKIELFFDTSFEQLLVKIKRMTAHYNERVSQFFYVSNQLVQQEKQNENSKLDIEEFELALKSAEGQFRANIMAIENKLDKPSSKVDVNVTKDVVKVISLLIIQANKEIAKHNEVATNYDREKKRFISDVWIFLVAEIQQDFNSYHKKVKGITKAVDALGGKVDEFKNLVSKMKTELAELSRHTTSVQPAVNEINRLLMAYGFVNFEIVPSQQLENHYVIQRQNGELAFESLSEGEVTFITLLYFVQLANGALTRDAVAQSRVVVIDDPISSLDSNVLYIVSAIVKGIIKEVKDGSSIKQLLLFTHNVYFHKEASFQNGRSNGCNKTHFWIFRKANNVTSIQSYEQQNPINSAYELMWQELKDRKNRSGITIQNTMRRILENYFKILGKFSDEDIVAKFENHEEQQICLSLLHWINDGSHCIPDDLFIQAIDDQVEVYLTVFKNIFLKSGHESHYDMMMCGEELFDGEANQLKEVVAA
- a CDS encoding zinc-binding dehydrogenase; translation: MTDTNIQLTSLISEDNKLTLALKNIDMPQPGADEVVIRIEAAPLNPSDLAVLFSAADMTTATQAGTEQSPAIIADVPAKFMPAVKTRVGKAIPVGNEGAGTVVAAGSSPAAQALMGKTVAVIGGGTYRQYLCANVQSCLELKQGTTAKEGASSFVNPLTALAMVETMRAEGHKAIIHAAAASNLGQMLNRICIADGVDLINIVRKAEQETLLRDMGAKYVVNSSSDTFLADLTAAIIETGATIAFDPIGGGKLTSDILNCMEVAASRDMKEHSVYGSDTFKQAYIYGALDRGPITLNRNFGFAWGVNGFLLFNALAKLGTKSVMAMRKRVADEITTTFASHYTHEVSLAEVLQLKSIAGYSKHATGEKYLITPQKQLTFKDHNSLID
- a CDS encoding glutathione S-transferase family protein, with translation MITLHGFAASNYYNLVKHVLLYKQLPFQENLIYGGSDELLKVSPAGKVPAITTTEGLNISESSVICDFIEETYPATSLYPENAGERAVVRQIMKMAELYFELPSRRLIPYAFSGTEVPESVNAEVRQVLTRGITGLSRLCQFSPWIAGEQFTMADIYVYYVNTIVSSFGSSQLNWDVLAEIPGMKQWKDAMSQTVIAQQVESDRLANMPEFMQKVKAQIQAANAG
- a CDS encoding LysR family transcriptional regulator → MDQLRAMRYFSKVVETGSFTKAASAFNVPPSSLSRRVADLEKSLGATLLKRSTRIVKLTEVGQIYYNDVQQILNQLAQSNETVRSYQTTPMGRLRISSMVGFGEKILLPLLDEFSALYPQIVLDVSLSDELSTLGRDDVDIAIRGGYAPNERVLAIRLMDNGFIPVASPSYIEKHGVPNNAMELTQHNGLYFKAPTGPTPWLCNMNGQWHDVSGPAVAISNNGPWLAKKACDGEGILMSTRWALASYLESGKLLELKFEHELAITQHSDMAVYLLYQKQRYLVPKVKAAVDFLVERIKVTNDR
- a CDS encoding S9 family peptidase, translating into MKYLGLIFLSIISTTLGANEVDQNGKIYNQRDCFSGPFTSYDNWINFMERKFSRKIKNPELLKNKMDGFKKQFDKDEFNTYSNNLSCTNFTYNVDGTDVLGFVIKPKESTTDLPVIVYNRGGNGNFGGVVFGAMMNNLFPIANKGFVIVGSQYRGTFGSPDKGEQDQFGGSDVQDVVELVNLIGEFDGADTSKIGMLGASRGGMQSFLALKQLDNIKAVATIALNDDLNADLATRPEMEKVYKHRIPDYKGNENKKLAERSVINWVDKLPSGVPILLIHGENDDRVSASHSKTFAKALKETEIEHKLVIYDDNHFISSNTAKAHNEITKWFTENM